One stretch of Punica granatum isolate Tunisia-2019 chromosome 5, ASM765513v2, whole genome shotgun sequence DNA includes these proteins:
- the LOC116208693 gene encoding uncharacterized protein LOC116208693, whose product MNPRTTTLGPSTTTSTRPRDPRALDPRAVDLEVSASLCASKIEGESTDLSLFATSDHLPAADWLSFIEFCFLVWHWRLWAEFSKLEAIALLVKGIGRGEAILRCLVLLLKTGKHSDIWRLVSLMEDYKSEIENWELGAGIYISFYSIKSSFLDEESRMGEPV is encoded by the exons ATGAACCCGCGAACCACGACCCTCGGGCCTTCGACCACGACCTCAACTCGACCCCGCGACCCTCGAGCTCTCGATCCTCGAGCCGTCGACCTCGAGGTCTCTGCTTCTCTCTGTGCCTCCAAAATCGAAGGAGAAAGTACAGATCTTTCTCTCTTTGCGACCTCAGATCACTTGCCGGCGGCAG ATTGGCTTAGTTTTATCGAATTTTGCTTTCTTGTCTGGCATTGGAGATTGTGGGCAGAATTTAGTAAGTTGGAAGCCATAGCGCTACTGGTCAAAGGAATCGGGAGAGGGGAGGCAATCTTACGCTGCCTTGTGCTACTACTCAAAACAG GAAAACATTCTGATATATGGAGACTTGTGTCTTTGATGGAGGATTACAAGTCAGAAATTGAGAATTGGGAGTTAGGTGCAGGGATTTACATTTCATTTTACTCGATAAAAAGCTCTTTCCTCGACGAGGAAAGCAGGATGGGTGAACCTGTATAA